A genome region from Clupea harengus chromosome 7, Ch_v2.0.2, whole genome shotgun sequence includes the following:
- the LOC122133002 gene encoding phospholipase A and acyltransferase 3-like, which yields MAEPGDLIEIIRGIYSHWALFIGNGEVIHLTGDGVPAKGAILGILASIGSFSGIAIVKKEKLKEVALGDKWSVHNRLDNNCETKSPDVILKEAEQLVGQEIPYNLLTNNCQHFVTNLRYGKPACRQIRKVISAVKGSFGS from the exons ATGGCT GAGCCAGGTGACCTGATTGAGATAATCAGAGGGATATACAGTCACTGGGCACTGTTTATTGGAAATGGAGAAGTTATTCACCTCACAGGAGATG GTGTTCCAGCTAAAGGTGCCATCCTGGGCATTTTGGCTAGCATTGGATCATTTAGTGGCATTGCTATTGTGAAGAAGGAGAAGCTCAAGGAAGTAGCATTAGGTGACAAATGGTCAGTGCACAACCGCCTGGATAATAACTGCGAGACTAAATCCCCAGATGTCATCCTGAAAGAGGCAGAGCAACTGGTTGGCCAGGAGATACCATATAATCTCCTCACCAACAACTGTCAGCATTTTGTTACCAATCTGCGCTATGGCAAACCAGCATGCAGGCAG ATCCGAAAAGTGATTTCAGCAGTGAAGGGTTCTTTTGGTTCCTAG
- the LOC122133015 gene encoding tripartite motif-containing protein 29-like: protein MAEASLKKRRKKESDSFKCYAGPGDVECDICTERKLKAVKSCLDCLFSYCETHFKAHNDLNPGREHAVIDATGQLQERICSRHEKVFEIFCRTDQSCICYLCMVDEHKGHDTVSAAAERTDKQRQLGPTQQRIQQRIHERENELQELRKAVETLKSSAQTAVEDSERTFTEMIRSIERRRSDVKEQIRAQEKAEVSRTEGLLKRLEQEIAELKRRDAELEQLSHTEDHIHFLKVTVDDGILVHRMFEGTDLC from the exons ATGGCAGAGGCTAGtttaaagaaaagaaggaagaaagaatcGGACTCCTTCAAGTGTtatgctggacctggagatgtggagtgtgacatCTGCACTGAgagaaaactcaaagctgtCAAATCCTGTCTGGATTGTCTGTTTTCTTACTGCGAAACTCACTTCAAAGCTCACAATGACCTGAACCCAGGAAGAGAACACGCAGTGATTGATGCCACAGGCCAGCTACAGGAGAGGATCTGCTCTCGTCATGAGaaggtttttgaaatattttgtcgaaCCGATCAGAGTTGTATCTGCTATCTGTGCATGGTGGACGAacataaaggccatgacacagtctcagctgcagcagaacggacagacaaacag AGGCAATTAGGGCCGACCCAGCAGAGaatccagcagagaatccatgagagagagaacgagctGCAGGAGCTAaggaaggctgtggagactctcaag AGCTCTGCACaaacagcagtggaggacagtgagaggacctttactgagatgatccgctccattgagagaaggcgCTCTGATGTGAAAGAGCAgatcagagctcaggagaaggctgaggtgagtcggactgaaggactcctgaagagactggagcaggagattgctgagctgaagaggagagatgctgagctggagcagctttcacacacagaggatcacatccatttcctcaaggtaacTGTTGATGATGGAATATTAGTGCACAGAATGTTTGAGGGCACTGATTTATGTTGA